In Leifsonia sp. ZF2019, a genomic segment contains:
- a CDS encoding succinate dehydrogenase iron-sulfur subunit, with the protein MSNAVLETPPAPEAPIQSFTVTLIIRRFDPDVDSEPRWQDFDVEMFPTDRILDALHKIKWEQDGSLTFRRSCAHGICGSDAMRINGRNRLACKTLIKDLDISKPIYVEAIKGLPLEKDLIVDMEPFFASYREVQPFLVANSKPEKGKERIQSVADRARFDDTTKCILCAACTSSCPVFWTDGQYFGPAAIVNAHRFIFDSRDDNAQVRLDILNDKEGVWRCRTTFNCTDACPRGIQVTQAIAEVKQAIMRGKP; encoded by the coding sequence ATGTCGAACGCCGTACTGGAGACTCCGCCCGCTCCGGAAGCCCCGATCCAGTCGTTCACCGTGACGCTGATCATCCGTCGCTTCGACCCGGACGTGGACAGCGAGCCGCGCTGGCAGGACTTCGACGTCGAGATGTTCCCGACGGACCGCATCCTCGACGCGCTGCACAAGATCAAGTGGGAGCAGGACGGGTCGCTGACCTTCCGCCGCTCCTGCGCCCACGGCATCTGCGGGTCGGACGCCATGCGCATCAACGGCCGTAACCGGCTCGCCTGCAAGACGCTGATCAAGGACCTGGACATCTCCAAGCCGATCTACGTCGAGGCGATCAAGGGCCTGCCGCTCGAGAAGGACCTCATCGTCGACATGGAGCCGTTCTTCGCGAGCTACCGCGAGGTACAGCCGTTCCTCGTCGCGAACAGCAAGCCGGAGAAGGGCAAGGAGCGCATCCAGTCGGTCGCCGACCGCGCCCGCTTCGACGACACCACGAAGTGCATCCTCTGCGCCGCGTGCACCTCGTCCTGCCCGGTGTTCTGGACCGACGGCCAGTACTTCGGACCGGCCGCGATCGTGAACGCCCACCGGTTCATCTTCGACTCGCGCGACGACAACGCCCAGGTGCGTCTCGACATCCTCAACGACAAGGAGGGCGTCTGGCGCTGCCGCACCACCTTCAACTGCACCGACGCGTGCCCCCGCGGAATCCAGGTCACCCAGGCCATCGCCGAGGTGAAGCAGGCCATCATGCGCGGCAAGCCGTAG
- the sdhA gene encoding succinate dehydrogenase flavoprotein subunit, producing MTTTDSESTVIDGVHYHEFDIVIVGAGGAGMRAAIEAGPHAKTAVISKLYPTRSHTGAAQGGMAAALANVEEDSWEWHTFDTVKGGDYLVDQDAAEILAKEAIDAVIDLENMGLPFNRTPEGKIDQRRFGGHTRDHGKAPVRRACYAADRTGHMILQTLFQNCVKLGINFFNEFYVLDVIMNEVDGVDQPAGVVAYELSTGELHVFHSKAIIFATGGFGKIFKTTSNAHTLTGDGVGIIWRKKLPLEDMEFFQFHPTGLAGLGILLTEGARGEGAILRNASGERFMERYAPTIKDLAPRDIVARCMVQEVAEGRGAGPHKDYVLLDCTHLGAEVLETKLPDITEFARTYLGVDPVVEPVPVMPTAHYAMGGIPTNNNAEVLRDNTTVVPGLYAAGECACVSVHGSNRLGTNSLLDINVFGKRAGTNAVEYVKTATAVPLPAYPAAFVRGMLDDLRGGTGTERIAAIRKELQDEMDKNAQVFRTDESLEKVTGTIHRLRERYKNVVVQDKGKRFNTDLLEAVELGFLLDLAEVVVYSARNRKESRGGHMRDDYPKRDDENYMKHTMAYLTGDPHSADAADHITLDWKPVVVTRYEPMERKY from the coding sequence CGCCGGGATGCGCGCGGCCATCGAGGCCGGCCCGCACGCGAAGACGGCCGTGATCTCGAAGCTCTACCCCACCCGCTCCCACACCGGCGCGGCGCAGGGCGGCATGGCCGCGGCGCTCGCCAACGTCGAGGAGGACAGCTGGGAGTGGCACACCTTCGACACCGTCAAGGGCGGCGACTACCTCGTCGACCAGGACGCGGCCGAGATCCTCGCCAAGGAGGCCATCGACGCGGTCATCGACCTCGAGAACATGGGCCTGCCGTTCAACCGCACGCCCGAGGGCAAGATCGATCAGCGCCGTTTCGGCGGGCACACCCGTGACCACGGCAAGGCGCCGGTCCGCCGGGCCTGCTACGCGGCCGACCGCACGGGCCACATGATCCTGCAGACGCTGTTCCAGAACTGCGTCAAGCTCGGCATCAACTTCTTCAACGAGTTCTACGTCCTCGACGTGATCATGAACGAGGTGGACGGCGTCGACCAGCCCGCGGGCGTCGTGGCCTACGAGCTCTCGACCGGGGAGCTGCACGTCTTCCACTCGAAGGCGATCATCTTCGCGACCGGCGGCTTCGGCAAGATCTTCAAGACGACGTCCAACGCCCACACCCTCACCGGTGACGGCGTCGGCATCATCTGGCGCAAGAAGCTGCCGCTGGAGGACATGGAGTTCTTCCAGTTCCACCCGACCGGTCTGGCCGGCCTGGGCATCCTCCTCACCGAGGGAGCCCGTGGCGAGGGCGCCATCCTCCGCAACGCGTCCGGCGAGCGGTTCATGGAGCGCTACGCCCCGACCATCAAGGACCTGGCTCCGCGCGACATCGTCGCCCGCTGCATGGTCCAGGAGGTCGCCGAGGGCCGTGGCGCCGGACCGCACAAGGACTATGTGCTGCTCGACTGCACGCATCTGGGCGCCGAGGTGCTGGAGACCAAGCTCCCCGACATCACCGAGTTCGCCCGCACCTACCTCGGCGTCGATCCCGTCGTGGAGCCCGTGCCGGTCATGCCGACCGCGCACTATGCGATGGGCGGGATCCCGACGAACAACAACGCCGAGGTGCTGCGCGACAACACCACGGTCGTCCCCGGACTCTACGCCGCGGGCGAGTGCGCCTGCGTGTCGGTCCACGGGTCGAACCGCCTGGGCACCAACTCGCTGCTCGACATCAACGTCTTCGGCAAGCGCGCGGGCACCAACGCCGTCGAGTACGTCAAGACCGCGACCGCCGTGCCGCTACCCGCCTACCCGGCGGCGTTCGTCCGCGGCATGCTCGACGATCTGCGCGGCGGCACCGGCACCGAGCGGATCGCCGCGATCCGCAAGGAGCTGCAGGACGAGATGGACAAGAACGCCCAGGTGTTCCGCACCGACGAGTCGCTCGAGAAGGTGACCGGCACCATCCACCGGCTCCGCGAGCGGTACAAGAACGTGGTCGTGCAGGACAAGGGCAAGCGCTTCAACACCGACCTGCTGGAGGCCGTCGAGCTCGGCTTCCTGCTCGACCTGGCCGAGGTGGTCGTCTACTCCGCACGCAACCGCAAGGAGTCGCGCGGCGGCCACATGCGCGACGACTACCCGAAGCGCGACGACGAGAACTACATGAAGCACACGATGGCCTACCTGACCGGCGACCCGCACTCCGCCGACGCGGCGGACCACATCACGCTCGACTGGAAGCCTGTCGTCGTGACGCGCTACGAGCCCATGGAGAGGAAGTACTGA